From a single Alkalihalophilus pseudofirmus genomic region:
- a CDS encoding sulfite exporter TauE/SafE family protein: protein MEWILLVIVGLVAGTFGSLLGLGGGIIVVPALLLLSSTVGILAGVTPQVAVGTSLLIMIFTGLSSTLAYIKQKKVDYKSGLLFFLGSGPGALVGVWLNRYLEVEPFLIYFGLFMIVVAIVLIIRPYLKPIPLSEKGVKRTYVNDLGESFEYGYRPAVAISISFVVGMLSGLFGIGGGSLMVPAMIMLFHFPPHMAVATSMFMILLSAITSSVSHIVLGNVNWLYALALIPGAYLGGIAGAAINKRLSSNALLIAFRIFLIIAAIRLIYQGVTGA from the coding sequence GTTATTGTTGGGCTGGTTGCAGGCACATTTGGAAGCTTACTCGGGCTTGGCGGGGGAATTATTGTCGTGCCGGCCTTATTATTATTAAGTTCCACAGTCGGTATATTAGCAGGAGTCACACCGCAAGTAGCGGTTGGAACCTCGCTGTTAATCATGATTTTTACAGGCTTATCATCAACTCTTGCGTATATTAAACAGAAGAAAGTTGATTATAAGAGCGGCCTGCTCTTTTTTCTTGGAAGCGGACCGGGTGCACTTGTTGGGGTGTGGTTAAACCGTTACCTTGAAGTGGAGCCATTTTTAATTTATTTTGGCTTATTTATGATTGTGGTGGCGATTGTATTAATCATAAGGCCATATTTAAAGCCGATCCCGTTATCTGAAAAAGGGGTTAAGCGTACATATGTAAACGATCTTGGTGAGTCATTTGAATATGGTTACCGGCCGGCTGTTGCGATCTCGATTTCGTTTGTTGTTGGTATGTTATCGGGCCTTTTCGGTATTGGCGGCGGTTCGTTAATGGTGCCGGCAATGATTATGTTATTTCATTTTCCGCCTCATATGGCAGTGGCTACGTCGATGTTTATGATTTTGCTCTCAGCGATAACAAGCTCGGTTTCACATATTGTACTTGGTAATGTGAACTGGCTGTATGCTCTTGCGTTAATTCCTGGAGCGTATCTTGGGGGAATAGCTGGGGCTGCAATTAATAAACGATTATCCAGTAATGCGTTGTTAATAGCGTTTCGTATCTTTTTAATCATTGCCGCTATACGATTGATTTACCAAGGGGTTACAGGAGCATAG